Part of the Lolium rigidum isolate FL_2022 chromosome 6, APGP_CSIRO_Lrig_0.1, whole genome shotgun sequence genome, CTCTGTACGTACGTGCAATCGTACATCCGGCCGGTCGGGCTATAAGAAGGCTCTGGCATCACGGCTCCGAAGAGCACAGGTAACAGCACATGATGCTTTCCGCCATGAACGACGATCTTGTGTACGTGTGCTCTGCTCTGGCCGTGTCAATTTTGGCCATCGCGGTTGTCCAGCTTCTGAAGGCGCGACAACGGCTGCCGCCGGGGCCGCTGAACCTGCCGGTGATCGGGAGCGCGCACCGGCTGGTGAACGCGCTGCCGCACCGCGCGATGCGCGACCTGGCCGGCGTGCACGGCCCGCTCATGTACCTCCGCGTGGGTCAGGTGCCCTTGGTAGTGGTCACCTCCAAGGAGGTCGCCCGCGAGGTGCTCAAGACCCACGACGCCATCTTCGCCACCCGGCCGAAGCTCATGGCCGGCGACATCGTGGCGTACGGCTCGACGGACCTCCTTTTCTGCTCCACCCCCGGCGACTacttccggaagctccgaaggCTGTGCGTCCAGGAGATCCTGAGCAACGACCGCATCCGGTCGTACCAGGACATCAGGGAGGACGAGGTGCGGAGCCTCGTGGAGGACATCCGGGCGGCCGGGCCATCGGCGCCGGTGGACCTCAGCAGGAAGATCTACAAATTAACCAACGGCATCGTCTCCCGGGCGGCGTTCGGCATGAAGAGCAGCAAAGCCGAGGACTTCGTGGCGGCCATCAAGCACAGCTTCGTCTACTCCACCGGCTTCTCGATCGCTGACCTCTTCCCTGGTTTCACGGGGATCCTCAGCTTCCTCACCGGCCAGAGGAGGACCCTGGAGGGCGTTCGTGACACCATCGACGGCATCCTGGAGGAGATCATCAACGAGAGGGAGCAGATCCTCAAGAGCGGCAGGTCAACCGCGTCGGAGAAGAACCTGGTGGAAGTTCTCCTGGGCCTCCAGGGGAATGAAGACTTTGGTTTTCCCATCACCCGTTCCACTGTCAAAGCAGTTATCTTGGTTAGTACGAGAGTTTCATACTACTAAGATTTTCACGCCTCAACATTATTCAGTTAAATAAGACTTGATGCCTCGACACTTATctgaaatgatatatggaataCAGGACATATTTGCGGGTGGGACAGAGACATCCGGGACATCCATGGAATGGGCGATGTCGGAGCTGATGGCGAACCCAAAGGTGATGGGGAAGCTGCAAGGCGAGATCAGGGCTGCGTTCGGCGACAAGGAGTTCATCAGCGAGGCGGATCTCCGGGCGAGCGGCGGCGTGATGAAGTACCTCGGCCTGGTGATCAAGGAGACCTTCAGGCTGCACCCGCCGGCGcccatcctggtccctcgggagaGCACGGAGGCCTGCGAGATCAACGGCTACGTGATCCCGGCGAAGACGAGGGTGGTGATAAACTCGTGGGCGATCATGAGGGACCCCCGGTACTGGGAGGACGCGGAGGAGTTCAGGCCGGAGAGGTTCGAGGGAGGTCGCATGGACTTCCTCGGCGGCAACTTCGAGTACACGCCGTTCGGGTCCGGGAGGAGGATGTGCCCCGGTTACAACTACGGCATGGCGAGCATGGAGCTCACCCTCGTGCAGCTCCTGCACTCATTCGACTGGAGCCTTCCGGATGGTGTGGATCAGCTCGACATGACCGAGATCGTGTCGCTGAGCTTGACCAGGAAGACGCACCTCATGCTGCGGGCTGCCCCTCATCGTGCACCGCTGCCTTCTTCCTAAGAACTGGCCTAGCGGCGCTAGTGCAGTGTCGAAGGATGGATGCAGCCATGCCCATGCATGCTACTACCAGCTGCAGTTTAATTTACTCCGTGCGATGTTCGTCATTCCGTGCGTCTTCAGTAGTTGCGATGTTCGTCATTCCGTGCGTCTTCAATAATGGCTGGGGTGAGGGTAGTAGTAAAAAAGATATGTTAGCAGTTTGGCGTGTTGCTTGTCAGTGGATGTTTGTGTTGTACAGTAATA contains:
- the LOC124659232 gene encoding premnaspirodiene oxygenase-like, giving the protein MNDDLVYVCSALAVSILAIAVVQLLKARQRLPPGPLNLPVIGSAHRLVNALPHRAMRDLAGVHGPLMYLRVGQVPLVVVTSKEVAREVLKTHDAIFATRPKLMAGDIVAYGSTDLLFCSTPGDYFRKLRRLCVQEILSNDRIRSYQDIREDEVRSLVEDIRAAGPSAPVDLSRKIYKLTNGIVSRAAFGMKSSKAEDFVAAIKHSFVYSTGFSIADLFPGFTGILSFLTGQRRTLEGVRDTIDGILEEIINEREQILKSGRSTASEKNLVEVLLGLQGNEDFGFPITRSTVKAVILDIFAGGTETSGTSMEWAMSELMANPKVMGKLQGEIRAAFGDKEFISEADLRASGGVMKYLGLVIKETFRLHPPAPILVPRESTEACEINGYVIPAKTRVVINSWAIMRDPRYWEDAEEFRPERFEGGRMDFLGGNFEYTPFGSGRRMCPGYNYGMASMELTLVQLLHSFDWSLPDGVDQLDMTEIVSLSLTRKTHLMLRAAPHRAPLPSS